The Deinococcus carri genome contains a region encoding:
- a CDS encoding [LysW]-aminoadipate kinase produces the protein MIVVKVGGSAGIDYDAVCADLAALWQGGQRFVLVHGGSGETNRVAEALGHPPRFVTSPSGYTSRFTDRETLEIFEMVYCGKMNKGIVERLQRLSVNAVGLSGLDGRIFEGRHKDSVRAVENGKVKVLRGDHTGTVERVNADLVNLLLNAGYLPVLTPPAASYEGVAINVDGDRAAAALAVALGADALLLLSNVPGLLRAYPDEGSLIPAIPANDVESYLEFAQDRMKKKVLGAAEAVQGGVRRVIFGDARAGEPISAALAGAGTVVS, from the coding sequence ATGATTGTCGTCAAGGTGGGCGGAAGCGCCGGGATTGATTACGACGCGGTGTGCGCCGACCTCGCCGCGCTGTGGCAGGGCGGGCAGCGGTTCGTGCTGGTGCATGGCGGCAGCGGCGAGACGAACCGGGTGGCCGAGGCGCTGGGGCACCCGCCGCGCTTCGTGACCAGCCCCAGCGGGTACACGTCGCGCTTCACCGACCGCGAGACGCTGGAAATCTTCGAGATGGTGTACTGCGGCAAGATGAACAAGGGGATAGTCGAGCGGTTGCAACGCCTCAGCGTGAACGCGGTCGGCCTGTCGGGGCTGGACGGCCGGATTTTCGAGGGCCGCCACAAGGACAGCGTGCGCGCCGTGGAAAACGGCAAGGTCAAGGTGCTGCGTGGCGATCACACCGGCACCGTCGAGCGGGTGAACGCGGACCTCGTGAACCTGCTGCTGAACGCGGGCTATCTGCCGGTGCTGACCCCGCCCGCCGCGAGTTACGAGGGCGTCGCCATCAACGTGGATGGCGACCGGGCCGCCGCTGCGCTGGCCGTGGCGCTGGGGGCCGACGCGCTGCTGCTGCTCTCCAACGTGCCGGGCCTGCTGCGCGCCTACCCCGACGAGGGCAGCTTGATTCCCGCCATCCCCGCAAACGATGTGGAGAGCTACCTGGAGTTCGCCCAGGACCGGATGAAGAAGAAGGTGCTGGGAGCCGCCGAGGCCGTGCAGGGCGGCGTGAGGCGGGTCATCTTCGGGGACGCCCGCGCGGGAGAGCCGATCAGCGCGGCGCTGGCAGGGGCGGGGACGGTGGTGAGTTAG
- a CDS encoding AAA family ATPase, whose translation MTSSPAILWINGPFGVGKTHTAHALHARVPGSFLFDPEELGFTLRRLTPPGRQEPDFQQHPLWVPFVLEALAEAASRADGPVIVPMTVTDVERHEALLKGLRERGLTAHHFTLLAPPAVIHARLRRRLEGRHSWAGAQVEDRLRELAGPRFAVHLNTYGRTVDAVAEEIGARAGLDLSPSSEPRFRRWWRVTWAHRR comes from the coding sequence ATGACCTCGTCCCCGGCGATTCTTTGGATCAACGGCCCCTTCGGCGTGGGCAAGACGCATACGGCCCATGCCCTGCACGCGCGGGTGCCGGGCAGCTTCCTGTTCGACCCGGAGGAACTCGGCTTCACGCTGCGCCGCCTCACGCCGCCAGGGAGGCAGGAGCCCGACTTCCAGCAGCATCCTCTCTGGGTCCCCTTCGTGCTGGAGGCGCTGGCAGAAGCGGCCTCGCGCGCAGATGGGCCGGTCATCGTCCCCATGACGGTGACGGATGTGGAACGGCACGAGGCTCTGCTCAAGGGGCTGCGTGAACGCGGGCTGACCGCCCACCACTTTACGCTGCTCGCTCCGCCCGCCGTGATTCATGCCCGGCTGCGGCGGCGTCTGGAGGGCCGTCACTCCTGGGCCGGGGCGCAGGTCGAGGACCGGCTGCGCGAACTCGCCGGGCCGCGGTTTGCCGTTCACCTGAACACCTATGGGCGCACCGTGGACGCTGTGGCCGAAGAAATCGGCGCGCGGGCAGGGCTGGACCTCTCTCCCTCCTCCGAACCCCGGTTCCGGCGCTGGTGGAGAGTCACCTGGGCACATCGGCGCTGA
- a CDS encoding MFS transporter, which yields MTVPTSPARPVPGITRVTLLLTATLTIMSGATIAPSLPAMQAHFSGLPNADVLVRLTVTVVGLAIAISAPLSGYLTDRSGRRPVLVVAMLLYALAGSSGLYAPNLWTLMLGRVLLGLAVGATMTAGSALVADLFAGQERARFLGLQSAFTSLGGVIFLPLGGLLASVGWRAPFAVYLAALLIVPLALRLPRGETAGERTAQTAAERIPWRPVALAYAVALAYMLVFYLMPTQLPYRLEGLGVAPAQVGFVMGISTLSGALAALWFSRRGGTRAPVLTAGFSLLALAVGWTVVSRATGAGGVVPGLIIGGAGAGLVTPNLNTFLAALAPAHARGRVMSGLSASIFLGQFLSPLLAQPFVHGADVSHAFAAAAVFATLVGVGLLVLGWGLTARRVVAAD from the coding sequence ATGACGGTTCCCACCTCGCCTGCCCGCCCAGTGCCGGGGATCACGCGCGTGACCCTGCTGCTCACCGCGACCCTGACCATCATGAGCGGGGCCACCATCGCGCCCTCGCTGCCCGCCATGCAGGCGCACTTCTCGGGGCTGCCGAATGCCGACGTGTTGGTGCGCCTGACGGTCACGGTGGTGGGCCTCGCCATCGCCATCAGTGCGCCCCTCAGCGGGTACCTCACCGACCGGAGCGGGCGGCGGCCCGTGCTGGTGGTCGCCATGCTGCTCTATGCCCTGGCCGGCTCCAGTGGCCTGTATGCCCCCAACCTCTGGACGCTGATGCTGGGGCGGGTGCTGCTGGGGCTGGCGGTGGGCGCGACCATGACGGCGGGGTCGGCGCTGGTGGCGGACCTCTTTGCCGGGCAGGAACGCGCGCGGTTTCTGGGGTTGCAGAGTGCCTTCACCAGCCTGGGCGGGGTGATTTTCCTGCCGCTGGGCGGGTTGCTGGCGAGCGTGGGCTGGCGGGCACCCTTCGCGGTGTACCTGGCGGCCCTGCTGATTGTGCCGCTGGCGCTGCGGCTCCCACGTGGGGAAACGGCGGGCGAGCGCACGGCTCAAACGGCGGCGGAACGTATCCCGTGGCGTCCGGTCGCGCTGGCCTACGCGGTGGCGCTGGCGTACATGCTGGTCTTCTACCTGATGCCCACGCAGCTTCCCTACCGGCTGGAGGGGCTGGGGGTGGCCCCAGCGCAGGTGGGTTTCGTGATGGGCATCAGCACCCTGTCGGGGGCACTGGCCGCGCTGTGGTTTTCCCGCCGGGGCGGCACACGCGCGCCGGTTCTCACGGCGGGGTTCAGCCTGCTGGCGCTGGCCGTCGGCTGGACGGTCGTGAGCCGGGCCACCGGCGCGGGAGGGGTGGTGCCGGGCCTGATCATCGGTGGGGCGGGCGCGGGGCTGGTCACGCCCAACCTGAACACCTTCCTGGCGGCCCTGGCCCCGGCCCACGCGCGCGGGCGGGTGATGAGCGGGCTGTCGGCCAGCATCTTCCTGGGACAGTTCCTGTCGCCCCTGCTGGCGCAGCCCTTCGTCCACGGGGCGGACGTGAGCCACGCCTTCGCCGCAGCGGCGGTCTTCGCCACTCTGGTCGGCGTGGGGCTGCTGGTGCTGGGGTGGGGGCTGACGGCGCGGCGGGTCGTGGCAGCGGATTGA
- a CDS encoding GNAT family N-acetyltransferase, whose product MTQDAQVTNNEAERRYEIKQGGRVVGFAEYRPAGDALMFTHTEVEEGHEGQGLGSQLVQAALDDARAQGRQVVPMCQFVAAYIREHPEYTELVQPDQRGVFGL is encoded by the coding sequence ATGACCCAGGACGCGCAGGTGACCAACAACGAGGCCGAACGCCGCTACGAGATCAAGCAGGGCGGGCGGGTGGTGGGGTTCGCCGAGTACCGCCCGGCGGGCGATGCCCTGATGTTCACCCACACCGAGGTCGAGGAGGGCCATGAGGGCCAGGGCCTCGGCTCGCAGCTTGTCCAGGCCGCTCTCGACGACGCCCGCGCGCAGGGCCGCCAGGTCGTGCCGATGTGCCAGTTCGTCGCCGCCTACATCCGCGAACACCCCGAGTACACGGAGCTGGTGCAGCCGGACCAGCGGGGCGTGTTCGGGCTGTAA
- the yjjX gene encoding inosine/xanthosine triphosphatase yields the protein MKEAPLVRVGSLNPAKIQPVRDVFGAWWPGAGVEGVAVPSGVPDQPIGEAQTREGAVNRARAALATLEDGEGWGVGLEGGVTFSGADGWLFGIVAVACRRAGQVRLEVSRTADLRLPPLVAARVRAGEELGPVMDEVLGTSGIKRGAGSVGALTGGLVTRADVWRQAVALAATPLRDSVPGSAGLYPGA from the coding sequence GTGAAGGAAGCCCCTCTGGTGCGGGTTGGCAGCCTGAACCCGGCCAAGATCCAGCCCGTCCGCGACGTGTTCGGGGCGTGGTGGCCGGGGGCTGGTGTGGAGGGCGTGGCGGTGCCCAGCGGCGTCCCCGACCAGCCTATCGGGGAGGCCCAGACCCGTGAGGGCGCGGTCAACCGGGCACGGGCGGCGCTCGCCACGCTGGAGGACGGGGAAGGCTGGGGGGTAGGCCTGGAAGGGGGCGTCACCTTCAGCGGCGCGGACGGCTGGCTGTTCGGCATCGTCGCCGTGGCCTGTCGCCGGGCGGGCCAGGTGCGGCTGGAGGTGTCCCGCACGGCGGACCTGCGCCTGCCCCCCCTGGTCGCCGCACGGGTGCGCGCGGGCGAGGAACTCGGCCCGGTGATGGACGAGGTGCTGGGCACCAGCGGTATCAAACGGGGGGCGGGCAGCGTGGGGGCACTGACGGGCGGACTGGTCACGCGGGCCGACGTGTGGCGGCAGGCGGTGGCGCTGGCTGCGACTCCCTTAAGAGACAGCGTGCCGGGCAGCGCGGGGCTATACCCTGGAGCATGA
- a CDS encoding damage-inducible protein DinB: MNMLQAALGGGAIFPAPETLLDGLTFETAARSVTGVPYTLAALLAHLAVTQRASLNLASGQRETWPEELDIWPGLNTPAAFEACLTELRLGLAEARALASAPSERTREVLTDLAAHNAYHWGQVALLRRVLGAWPQ, translated from the coding sequence ATGAACATGCTGCAAGCGGCCCTGGGTGGCGGCGCGATCTTTCCCGCCCCGGAAACCCTGCTGGACGGCCTGACCTTCGAGACGGCGGCGCGGTCCGTGACCGGGGTGCCCTACACGCTCGCGGCTCTGCTGGCCCACCTCGCGGTGACGCAGCGGGCCAGCCTGAACCTCGCCTCCGGGCAGCGCGAAACCTGGCCGGAGGAACTCGACATCTGGCCGGGCCTGAATACCCCCGCTGCCTTCGAGGCCTGCCTGACGGAACTGCGTCTGGGGCTGGCCGAGGCGCGCGCCCTGGCCTCCGCGCCCTCCGAGCGGACGCGGGAGGTGCTGACCGATCTGGCCGCCCACAACGCCTACCACTGGGGCCAGGTCGCACTGCTGCGCCGGGTGCTGGGCGCGTGGCCCCAGTGA
- a CDS encoding response regulator: MFMPEATPIEILLVEDSEPDIMLTEEAFAAAGITNRLHVTRDGVEALAFLRQQEEYAEAPRPDVILLDINMPRMNGLEVLAELKRDPLLMTIPVIVLTTSQADEDILRSYQAHAASYVVKPIDFTHFYQAIQALGRYMLSVVRLPPPA, translated from the coding sequence ATGTTCATGCCAGAAGCCACGCCAATCGAAATTCTGCTCGTCGAGGACAGCGAGCCGGATATCATGCTGACCGAGGAAGCCTTTGCTGCTGCCGGCATCACCAACCGCCTGCACGTCACCCGTGACGGCGTGGAGGCCCTCGCGTTCCTGCGCCAGCAGGAGGAGTACGCGGAGGCCCCCCGCCCCGACGTGATCCTGCTCGACATCAACATGCCGCGCATGAACGGCCTGGAAGTCCTGGCCGAACTCAAGCGCGACCCCCTGCTGATGACCATTCCCGTGATCGTCCTGACCACCAGCCAGGCCGACGAGGACATCCTGCGCTCCTATCAGGCCCACGCGGCGAGCTACGTGGTCAAGCCCATCGACTTCACGCACTTCTACCAGGCCATTCAGGCCCTGGGCCGCTACATGCTCAGCGTGGTGCGCCTGCCGCCACCGGCCTGA